From Crassaminicella indica, one genomic window encodes:
- a CDS encoding rod-binding protein, which yields MKINSVLSTTLNKSQYEKSKVKDHSFQKAFEKAQETKDKKKLMKTCKQFEAIFINMMMKSMRKTIHEDGIIEKSYGREIFEDMLDEKLAEESAKGQGFGLARQMYKQLSKNMK from the coding sequence TTGAAGATCAATTCTGTATTATCAACTACACTCAATAAATCTCAATATGAAAAAAGTAAAGTAAAGGATCATTCCTTTCAAAAAGCTTTTGAAAAAGCACAAGAAACAAAAGACAAAAAAAAGCTAATGAAAACCTGCAAACAATTTGAAGCAATATTTATAAACATGATGATGAAGAGCATGAGAAAAACTATTCATGAAGACGGTATTATAGAGAAGAGCTATGGGCGAGAAATTTTTGAGGATATGTTAGATGAAAAATTAGCAGAGGAAAGTGCTAAAGGTCAGGGATTTGGACTTGCAAGACAGATGTACAAGCAGTTATCTAAGAATATGAAATAG
- the fabZ gene encoding 3-hydroxyacyl-ACP dehydratase FabZ, with the protein MLNNIEIQKIIPHRYPFLLVDKIIELEAGKKAVGIKNVTINEPFFQGHFPGNPIMPGVLQVEALAQVGAVAVLSLEEYKGKLAVFTGIENAKFRRQVVPGDTLRLEVEMVSMRRGMGKGEAVAYVGDEVACKATIKFALIDRE; encoded by the coding sequence ATGTTAAATAATATAGAGATTCAAAAAATTATCCCACATAGATATCCATTTTTATTAGTAGATAAGATTATTGAACTAGAAGCAGGAAAAAAAGCAGTAGGGATTAAAAATGTAACTATAAATGAACCATTCTTTCAGGGTCATTTTCCAGGAAACCCTATAATGCCAGGAGTTTTACAGGTTGAGGCTTTGGCACAGGTAGGAGCAGTAGCAGTACTATCCTTAGAAGAATATAAAGGAAAGCTAGCTGTGTTTACAGGGATTGAGAATGCAAAGTTTAGAAGACAAGTAGTACCTGGAGATACATTAAGGCTAGAAGTTGAAATGGTGAGTATGCGTAGAGGAATGGGAAAAGGTGAAGCAGTTGCTTATGTAGGAGATGAAGTTGCTTGTAAGGCGACTATTAAGTTTGCACTGATTGATAGGGAGTAG
- the flgG gene encoding flagellar basal-body rod protein FlgG: MRALWTAASGMKAQQLNVDTISNNLANVNTTGYKKQRVEFKDLLYEQLTRKSIDEGQGRPVNLEIGYGVMPMATLRSFTKGNPEQTNNDLDFAIDGDGFFVVRDENDNLFYTKDGSFKLSVQDDETRLVTSEGYFVQAEGADIELGSDIKEITVSPEGMINVKRKGEDDWEEIGQMDLVRFPNPAGLEAIGQNLYKATNASGEAIEAEEGDAGVIKQGFLEASNVSVVEEMVKMITAQRAYEINSKSIQTADQMLEQANNLRR, translated from the coding sequence ATGAGAGCACTATGGACGGCTGCATCGGGAATGAAGGCACAGCAATTAAATGTTGATACAATATCTAATAACTTAGCTAATGTCAACACTACAGGATATAAAAAGCAGAGGGTTGAGTTTAAAGATTTATTATATGAGCAATTAACCAGAAAAAGTATTGATGAAGGACAGGGAAGACCAGTAAACCTTGAAATCGGTTATGGTGTTATGCCAATGGCAACACTTCGTTCTTTTACAAAGGGAAATCCTGAACAAACAAACAACGACTTGGATTTTGCTATAGATGGCGATGGATTTTTTGTAGTACGAGATGAAAATGATAATTTGTTTTATACAAAGGATGGAAGCTTTAAATTAAGTGTACAGGATGATGAAACAAGACTTGTTACATCAGAGGGGTATTTTGTACAGGCAGAGGGTGCTGATATAGAATTAGGCAGTGATATTAAAGAAATCACAGTTTCTCCAGAAGGAATGATAAATGTAAAAAGAAAAGGAGAAGATGATTGGGAAGAAATAGGACAAATGGATTTAGTAAGATTTCCAAATCCTGCTGGACTAGAAGCTATAGGACAAAACCTATATAAGGCAACTAATGCATCAGGTGAAGCTATAGAAGCAGAGGAAGGAGATGCAGGAGTGATCAAGCAGGGCTTTTTAGAAGCTTCCAATGTATCTGTAGTAGAAGAAATGGTCAAGATGATTACTGCTCAAAGAGCTTATGAAATAAATTCAAAGTCTATTCAAACAGCAGATCAGATGCTAGAGCAGGCAAATAATTTAAGAAGGTAA
- a CDS encoding GumC family protein: MEQQTQYDEISLRELIEVLLRQKKLIIGVTIVCVLAAFVLSFFVMKPVYEAKTVLMASNITDRIKAKQRGEGIEGILDSVAELPDLTIETYKEQLKNPVILEETIKELGLDKKEMTRLDLADMIELETIKDTNLIQIKVKNTDKKLAADIANTLSKKFVNFIAEKSKEQANKSSNSIEEQKNVQKQKLDDVLVEYKNFLAQPKGVKELQADIDAKIKLVTDYKTKLTEEKVNEQQLRAKINKAEDELKATPEKVALKKSLSDDPYMLQAAKENSSKSSSDLFSIAIEVEEKNDNYYTLKDTLSKFKIQLSECIAKQQNLKKEIARAQNELEKLQVEFAEKQHEERIITNKVDLAQSTYDAFNKKLEEISIAQSSILEDANIIIETPALVPIKPVSPNKKLNIAIAGVLGIMIGVFLAFFREYWKNSAVTSKDAA; encoded by the coding sequence ATGGAGCAGCAAACACAGTATGATGAAATCAGCCTAAGGGAATTGATAGAGGTATTATTAAGGCAAAAGAAATTGATTATAGGGGTTACCATTGTGTGCGTTTTGGCAGCTTTTGTGTTGAGCTTTTTTGTCATGAAGCCTGTATATGAAGCAAAAACTGTTCTAATGGCTTCCAATATAACAGATCGAATCAAAGCGAAGCAAAGAGGTGAAGGTATCGAAGGAATATTAGATTCTGTAGCAGAGCTTCCTGATCTTACTATTGAAACATACAAAGAACAATTGAAAAACCCAGTAATATTAGAAGAAACTATAAAAGAATTAGGATTAGATAAAAAAGAGATGACAAGACTTGATTTAGCAGATATGATTGAGCTTGAGACTATCAAAGATACAAATCTAATTCAGATCAAGGTAAAAAATACAGATAAAAAATTAGCAGCAGATATTGCGAATACTTTATCAAAAAAGTTTGTGAACTTTATTGCAGAAAAATCTAAGGAGCAAGCTAACAAATCATCTAATTCTATAGAGGAACAGAAAAATGTGCAAAAACAAAAGCTGGATGATGTTTTGGTAGAATATAAAAACTTTTTAGCACAGCCAAAAGGTGTAAAAGAGCTTCAAGCAGATATTGATGCTAAGATAAAGCTAGTTACGGACTATAAAACAAAATTGACAGAAGAAAAAGTAAATGAACAGCAATTAAGAGCAAAAATAAATAAAGCAGAAGATGAGTTAAAAGCGACTCCAGAAAAAGTAGCTTTAAAGAAATCTCTTTCAGATGATCCATATATGCTACAAGCAGCTAAAGAAAATTCTAGCAAGTCAAGTAGTGATTTGTTTTCTATAGCCATAGAGGTTGAGGAAAAAAATGATAATTACTATACTTTAAAAGATACTTTGTCTAAATTTAAAATACAATTATCAGAATGTATAGCAAAACAGCAAAATCTAAAAAAAGAAATAGCAAGAGCACAAAATGAATTAGAAAAGCTTCAAGTAGAGTTTGCAGAAAAGCAGCATGAGGAAAGAATTATTACAAATAAAGTAGATTTAGCACAATCAACCTATGATGCTTTTAATAAAAAATTAGAAGAAATAAGCATCGCTCAATCATCTATTTTAGAGGATGCAAATATTATTATAGAAACACCAGCATTAGTACCTATCAAGCCTGTATCACCAAATAAAAAGCTAAATATAGCTATTGCAGGTGTACTAGGAATCATGATCGGAGTATTTTTAGCATTCTTTAGAGAATACTGGAAAAATTCAGCAGTTACTAGCAAGGATGCAGCTTAA
- a CDS encoding O-antigen ligase family protein, producing MSTKVKGKRKLNMESYTKSSFLFVLFCIILFYPPFFRGSFFDYELLPTHIFSFILFSIWLGRKIKYQDYKILKSTIDVFAGLVVLLYLLSCFYGVNKRLAVGEFLKYSNYFFLYLMAKEFGKDLKGKEKILNVLLGSAFVVAMVGIGSAIGTWSYNGAYVGGRINSTLQYPNALAAYMGAIFFVSVGLSLRANKYTLKILYDIVSVTFIFTLILTYSRGMWLLIPLLVVIYIFLMKRDEKVIAFVNIGSNTCIGAIFSILFKKALAQPSSVKLWAIFIGMLIVTAILTFVFNKGERFIKKINYKAVYIFLAVLIIIVGFISAAVYQDLPNIGKEEAQISSITKGVLKVVPESIIWRFKEVDKIQDGNGRAVFYKDALKIVKDYPVFGTGGGGWQTLYQKYQSYIYWTTQAHNYFMQAWIEIGTIGLLCIALYILSIIRVFYISNKRENEDKTINTSVFLGITAFFIHSILDFDLTYASLSIILWVLVGILTATNDEEKLVQYNKKSILYVGLCFSILLAILTASLHQGQLNARKAVSAVNANDLKMAIEYFEKAATLDPLKPENKVDLANLYMIAAKQNKEYINKARENYEKAIKLGKYNPKILEKAANFYFITDQIDKGVELIEQITKIQPMRVENYKTKSKVYYKASEYFIKNGEKEKAKKYIDGLLNIEKEFEAVANRSQKPMKMTDETKKYIEDGKKLKEKL from the coding sequence ATGTCTACCAAAGTAAAAGGAAAAAGAAAATTGAATATGGAAAGCTACACAAAAAGCAGTTTCTTATTTGTTTTATTTTGTATTATATTATTTTACCCACCTTTTTTTAGAGGGTCTTTCTTTGACTATGAGCTTTTGCCAACTCATATTTTCTCCTTTATTCTTTTTAGTATATGGTTGGGAAGGAAAATAAAGTATCAGGATTATAAAATACTTAAAAGCACTATAGATGTATTTGCAGGTTTGGTTGTTTTATTGTATTTATTATCTTGTTTTTATGGAGTCAATAAAAGACTTGCAGTAGGAGAGTTTTTAAAATATAGCAACTACTTTTTCTTATACCTAATGGCAAAGGAATTTGGAAAAGATTTAAAAGGAAAAGAAAAAATTTTGAATGTTTTATTAGGAAGTGCTTTTGTTGTGGCTATGGTAGGCATTGGCTCAGCCATAGGTACATGGAGCTATAATGGTGCTTATGTAGGAGGAAGAATCAATTCCACATTACAATATCCTAATGCATTAGCAGCATATATGGGAGCTATCTTTTTTGTCAGCGTAGGATTGTCTTTGAGAGCAAATAAATATACATTGAAAATATTATATGATATTGTATCTGTAACTTTTATATTTACGTTAATTTTAACTTATTCTAGAGGCATGTGGCTGTTGATACCATTATTAGTGGTTATATATATATTCCTTATGAAAAGGGATGAAAAGGTTATAGCATTTGTTAATATTGGGAGTAATACTTGTATTGGAGCTATCTTTTCTATCTTATTTAAAAAGGCTTTAGCACAGCCAAGTTCAGTGAAATTGTGGGCAATATTCATAGGGATGTTGATTGTAACAGCAATCCTAACTTTTGTTTTTAACAAAGGGGAAAGGTTTATCAAAAAAATTAATTATAAAGCAGTATACATATTTCTTGCGGTGCTGATTATTATAGTAGGATTTATATCAGCAGCTGTTTATCAAGATCTACCTAATATAGGAAAAGAAGAAGCTCAAATTAGCAGTATCACAAAAGGTGTTCTCAAGGTTGTACCAGAATCTATTATTTGGAGATTTAAAGAGGTAGATAAGATTCAAGATGGAAATGGTAGAGCTGTCTTTTATAAAGATGCATTAAAAATCGTAAAAGATTATCCGGTATTCGGTACAGGTGGAGGCGGTTGGCAAACTTTATACCAAAAGTATCAATCTTATATTTATTGGACAACACAAGCACATAATTATTTTATGCAGGCTTGGATAGAAATAGGAACAATAGGATTACTTTGTATTGCGTTATATATATTATCTATTATTAGAGTATTTTATATTTCAAACAAAAGAGAAAATGAGGACAAAACAATAAATACTTCTGTTTTTTTAGGAATAACAGCATTTTTTATCCATAGTATACTAGATTTTGATCTTACCTATGCTTCTTTATCTATTATATTATGGGTGTTAGTTGGTATATTAACTGCAACTAATGATGAAGAAAAACTTGTACAATACAATAAAAAAAGTATATTGTATGTAGGATTATGTTTTTCAATATTATTAGCTATTCTAACAGCTTCTCTTCATCAAGGGCAATTAAATGCAAGAAAGGCAGTTAGTGCAGTAAATGCAAATGATTTAAAAATGGCTATTGAATATTTTGAAAAAGCAGCTACATTAGATCCTTTGAAACCTGAAAACAAGGTTGATTTAGCGAACTTGTATATGATTGCAGCAAAACAAAACAAAGAATATATCAATAAGGCAAGAGAAAACTATGAAAAAGCAATAAAACTTGGAAAATATAATCCAAAAATCTTAGAAAAAGCAGCAAACTTTTACTTTATAACGGATCAAATTGATAAAGGTGTAGAATTAATAGAGCAAATCACCAAAATACAGCCTATGCGTGTAGAAAACTATAAAACAAAAAGTAAAGTGTATTATAAAGCTAGTGAATACTTTATAAAAAATGGAGAAAAAGAAAAGGCAAAAAAATATATTGATGGATTATTAAATATTGAAAAGGAATTTGAAGCAGTAGCGAATAGAAGTCAAAAACCTATGAAAATGACAGATGAAACTAAGAAGTATATAGAGGATGGGAAGAAGTTAAAGGAGAAACTATGA
- a CDS encoding glycosyltransferase family 4 protein, producing the protein MKPKILEVSAIDLTIYKFILPLMRELKKNGFDVSCAAAYMGAADKIEAEGFKVYHIDIERKIAPISNIKTIIQLYKIIKKEKIDIIHVHTPIAAVLGRIAAKLAGVKHVIYTVHGFYMSNKFFYHIEKFMAKYFTDYIFTVNNEDLTFALENHFISSKKIMNINSVGIDTDKFDPQKIDIKVIKEIRKSFQIKAADKVIGFVGRVVKEKGVLDLINAFIYLNKQKENIKLLIVGSWNLGERDNSTKFEIDQLIEKYNLKDKVIFTGHREDIKEFLSIMDIFVLPSYREGMPVSLLEAMSMERCVVATDIRGCRDEVDEATGILYKAGDVEKLASILNDLLNSEIKRREFGKNARKRVQKLFEQQQVIEKQIKLFKKLL; encoded by the coding sequence ATGAAGCCTAAGATTTTAGAAGTTTCAGCAATTGATTTAACTATATATAAATTCATATTACCATTAATGAGGGAACTTAAAAAAAATGGCTTTGATGTAAGCTGTGCAGCAGCGTATATGGGTGCAGCAGATAAAATAGAAGCTGAAGGGTTTAAGGTATATCATATAGATATAGAAAGGAAAATAGCTCCTATATCTAATATAAAAACCATCATACAATTATATAAAATAATAAAAAAAGAAAAAATTGATATCATTCATGTGCATACACCTATTGCAGCAGTGCTAGGAAGAATAGCAGCAAAGCTTGCAGGTGTAAAACATGTCATATATACAGTACATGGTTTCTATATGAGCAATAAATTTTTCTATCATATAGAAAAATTCATGGCAAAATATTTTACGGATTATATATTCACGGTAAATAACGAAGATTTAACGTTTGCACTAGAGAACCATTTTATTTCTTCAAAAAAAATTATGAACATAAATAGTGTTGGGATAGATACTGATAAATTCGACCCACAAAAAATAGATATTAAAGTAATAAAAGAAATTCGAAAAAGCTTTCAAATAAAAGCTGCGGATAAAGTGATAGGCTTTGTAGGAAGAGTTGTAAAAGAAAAAGGAGTACTAGATTTAATAAATGCTTTTATATATTTAAACAAACAAAAAGAAAATATCAAGCTACTTATTGTAGGTTCATGGAATTTAGGAGAGAGAGACAATAGCACAAAATTTGAAATAGATCAACTTATAGAAAAATATAATCTAAAGGATAAAGTTATATTTACAGGACATAGAGAAGATATCAAAGAATTTTTAAGTATTATGGATATATTTGTGTTGCCATCTTATAGAGAAGGTATGCCAGTATCACTTCTTGAAGCTATGTCTATGGAAAGATGTGTAGTAGCTACAGATATAAGAGGATGTAGAGATGAAGTAGATGAAGCTACAGGAATACTATACAAAGCAGGAGATGTTGAGAAGCTTGCTAGTATACTAAATGATTTATTAAACAGTGAAATAAAGAGAAGAGAATTTGGCAAAAATGCACGAAAAAGAGTGCAAAAACTATTTGAACAACAACAAGTCATTGAAAAACAAATAAAGTTGTTTAAAAAATTATTGTAA